From the Bacteroidales bacterium genome, the window AACGTAGATAATGGTTGGTACCGTTATGCTGTTCGTGGAGTATATTCAGGTAATGCTCAATCGGATGCTGGTTTCTCAAATATATTTGAAGTTGGTTTAACAACTATTGTTACACTTAACGTAACTGCAAATTCAGGAGCAGGAGAAAGCGTTGGTGCAATAATAAATCTTACAAGCACAAACGGTCAGCATAACTACTCTTATATTGTTGAAAATGAAGACGGTGTTGTTAGCTTAGGTTCTATTTTTAAAGCCAATTACAATATTCGTATAACTCACGATGGTTTCGACGATTTAGTTATGTCAAACGTTGACTTGTCAACAAACGAAACTTATACACTTGATTGCGAGCTGATTGAAACATTAGCCAAACCGTTTAACTTACAAGTTGAGATAAAATATCCAATTGTTACACTGAAATGGAATCATACTGAAAATATTTTTGAAGACTTTGAATCGTGTTCAGACTTTGCAATAGCACCACAAGGTGTTGTTGATTGGAAATATAACGATGTTGACAAGCTAGCAACAGTAGGTATTGATGGCTTTGAATATCCAAACAAAAATGAGCCACACTCATATATGACTTTCACTCCATCACAAACCAACCCACCAATTGATGTGGAAATATATGAAATGATTGCTCCATACAGTGGTGAAAAATTCTTGATAAGTTTTGGTAATTTTTACGGAGACAACGATGATTACTTTATATCTCCGAAACTTAACTTTGAAAATGATTTTAAATTCAGATTTCAAGCAAAATCACTTATGTTAGACCCTGCTCCAAATAAAATTAAGGTTGGATATTCTACTACAGGTTACCAACCGACAGATTTTACCTGGCTAACAACAGAAGCTATTATTTTACCGGATTATTGGGAAACATATCAATATACTATTCCTGCAAATGCCAAATATGTTACTATACACAACGTATCGGACGGTGGATATGTTCTTATGATTGATGATGTTGAGATTTTTGCACAAAACAGCAAATCAGACAACAGACATTTGGTTAATTATAAGGTTTACTTAAACGACAGTCTAATGGGAGAAACCACCGATTATACATTTGACTTTGACTTAAGTAATCCTCCTAAAAGTGAATCTTATACAGCCGGAGTAGTAGCAGTTTACTCTTCTGGAGAGAGCGAAATGGCAACCACATATTTTTCAATTATAGGTATTAACGAAAACACTGAAATCGGCGCACTGAAAGTTTATCCAAACCCATCTAACGGAACGGTTACAGTTCAACTTGACGACGAGTACGAAATAACTGTGACAAACATTCAAGGTTCTGTTGTTTACAGCAAAACTGTAATCGGAACGGAGCAATTAGATTTGAGCGGACTAAGTAGTGGAATGTATATTATTAATGCAAAATCGGCTAGTAATGTTTTAAGACAAACTATAATAATCCGATAATTATCTGAACGGTTTATTAATAACAAGGAGCTGTTTCAAAATGAGACAGCTTTTTTTATATCATACGATGAGCGTAAATTTTTCTCTGCATGATATTTGAAACTTAGCGATTAATAATAAACTTAGTTGTTTCCGAATAGTTGTTTCCTATGACATTGAAAAAATAAACTCCAGTAGAAAGAAAATGTACTGGTATGTTAATGGCTGAGTTAGAGGTTTCGGCAGCAATCTCTGACGAGAAAATTGTTTTACCTTCTATTGAGATTATTGATATCTGTAGCTCTCCAATAGCATAATAAGGGAAAATTACAGATAGCTCTTGTGATACAGGATTTGGAAAAACTGATAACGTATTGTTAGTAATAGCAGTATGCGTAATTGAAGTGGTAGTATCGACATACTTTAAAATAAGGTCTGTATATGGGTAGTTGGTTTCTGCTCCTACATAGCCAACGTTGTCACGAAAATGCAAGTTGTTGACAAAAAAGTAATTTAGTCCTTGATAAATATTAAACGTTTCTCCTCCGTTAGTACTTTGGTACACATTGTTTGGATGAATCATCCAAATAACATTTTCTTTTTGATAACAAATTTCCACATACTTATCACATGCATGAAAATCAATCAAGTGTGAATGTTTAATTGTACTGAAAGCATCGTCGGTAACATATAAATAATATTCACATTGCTCGTCGTTCTTGCCTTTTGTTAATATAATGGCATTGTTTTCGTCAAGAAATGAGACATGTTGTATGGAATACTTCTCAACAGGAGAAGGTTTTGTTTGCCAACTTAGTCCATTGTTGTCTGAATAAAAAAAGTCGTTATTAGCCTTTCCAAATGCCCATAACCTCCCTTTTTTTGTTTTATGAAAACAGTTGAACCCTCGGTTTAAATTGCTTGCTCCATCAGCCGGAAACCAACTAAATCCTCCGTCTAAAGAATATACGATAGAAGAGGGTGTGCTTCTATAAGCAACAACTGTATCCTCTGAGATATAAATTCGAGGATTATAATATGAGGTTGGAGAGATTTCCCATTCTTCAAA encodes:
- a CDS encoding T9SS type A sorting domain-containing protein, whose translation is MKNRFLKLVTFLLLLAVWYPSNAQQWENIWHEGNCLEVIITNFHTPDTGWAICFRNLYYTTNGGETFQNVYQMPDSLIFEPEPTCQPTQIYPVSGTTAYLKMLRMMGDKIYKTTDGGLTFEEWEISPTSYYNPRIYISEDTVVAYRSTPSSIVYSLDGGFSWFPADGASNLNRGFNCFHKTKKGRLWAFGKANNDFFYSDNNGLSWQTKPSPVEKYSIQHVSFLDENNAIILTKGKNDEQCEYYLYVTDDAFSTIKHSHLIDFHACDKYVEICYQKENVIWMIHPNNVYQSTNGGETFNIYQGLNYFFVNNLHFRDNVGYVGAETNYPYTDLILKYVDTTTSITHTAITNNTLSVFPNPVSQELSVIFPYYAIGELQISIISIEGKTIFSSEIAAETSNSAINIPVHFLSTGVYFFNVIGNNYSETTKFIINR